One Pseudomonas sp. HOU2 genomic window carries:
- the pqqA gene encoding pyrroloquinoline quinone precursor peptide PqqA, with translation MSWTKPAYTDLRIGFEVTMYFASR, from the coding sequence ATGTCCTGGACAAAACCGGCTTACACCGACCTGCGTATCGGCTTCGAAGTCACCATGTACTTCGCCAGCCGCTGA
- the pqqB gene encoding pyrroloquinoline quinone biosynthesis protein PqqB gives MFVQILGSAAGGGFPQWNCNCVNCAGFRDGSLNAKARTQSSIAISDDGVNWVLCNASPDIRAQLQSFAPMQPGRALRDTGISAIILMDSQIDHTTGLLSLREGCPHQVWCTDMVHEDLSTGFPLFKMLTHWNGGLDWNRIELDQSFTVAACPNLRFTPLPLRSAAPPYSPHRFDPHPGDNIGLIVEDLNTRGKLFYAPGLGKVDAPLLEIMAGSDCLLVDGTLWDDDEMQRRGVGTRTGREMGHLAQNGPGGMLEVLEQLPEQRKVLIHINNTNPILDEDSPERAELARRNVEVAFDGMSIVL, from the coding sequence ATGTTCGTCCAGATTCTGGGTTCGGCCGCCGGTGGCGGATTTCCGCAGTGGAACTGCAACTGCGTCAATTGCGCAGGCTTTCGCGACGGCAGCCTGAATGCCAAGGCCCGCACCCAATCGTCCATCGCGATTTCCGATGACGGTGTGAACTGGGTGCTGTGCAACGCTTCGCCGGACATCCGCGCGCAACTGCAGAGCTTCGCCCCGATGCAACCGGGCCGAGCCCTGCGCGACACCGGCATCAGCGCGATCATCCTGATGGACAGCCAGATCGACCACACCACCGGCCTGCTCAGCCTGCGCGAAGGCTGCCCGCATCAGGTCTGGTGCACGGACATGGTTCACGAAGATTTGAGCACCGGTTTCCCGCTGTTCAAGATGCTCACTCACTGGAACGGTGGACTGGACTGGAACCGCATCGAACTCGACCAGAGTTTCACCGTGGCGGCTTGCCCGAACCTGCGCTTCACCCCGCTGCCATTGCGCAGCGCCGCGCCACCGTATTCGCCGCACCGTTTCGACCCGCACCCGGGCGACAACATCGGCCTGATCGTCGAAGACCTCAATACTCGCGGCAAACTGTTCTACGCGCCGGGGCTGGGCAAGGTCGACGCGCCGCTGCTGGAAATCATGGCCGGCAGCGACTGCCTGCTGGTGGACGGCACGTTGTGGGATGACGATGAAATGCAGCGCCGTGGCGTCGGCACCCGTACCGGTCGCGAGATGGGCCACCTGGCGCAGAACGGCCCCGGCGGCATGCTCGAAGTGCTTGAGCAGTTGCCTGAGCAGCGCAAAGTGCTTATCCACATCAACAACACCAACCCGATTCTCGATGAAGATTCGCCGGAGCGCGCGGAGCTGGCGCGGCGTAATGTTGAAGTGGCGTTTGATGGCATGAGTATTGTGCTGTAG